A region from the Panicum hallii strain FIL2 chromosome 1, PHallii_v3.1, whole genome shotgun sequence genome encodes:
- the LOC112890028 gene encoding transcriptional corepressor LEUNIG_HOMOLOG isoform X1, with protein MAQSNWEADKMLDVYIYDYLLKRNLQTTAKAFMAEGKVAADPVAIDAPGGFLFEWWSVFWDIFIARTNEKHSEVAAAYLEAQQIKAREHQQQMQMQQLQLMQQRHAQLQRTNASHPSLNGPINALNSDGILGPSTASVLAAKMYEERLKHPHSMDSEGSQLLDASRMALLKSAATNHAGQLVPGTPGNVSTTLQQIQARNQQTIDIKSEGNMGVPQRSLPMDPSSLYGQGIIQPKPGLSGAGLNQGVSGLPLKGWPLTGIDQLRPNLGAQMQKPFLSTQSQFQLMSPQQQQQYLAQAQAQGNLGNSTNYGDIDPRRLTALTRSGLNGKDGQPAGTDVCISSPMQSSSPKVRPDQEYLMKQTSSQQPQEQQQQPQQQNQQQQQQQSQHQQMQQNNRKRKQPASSGPANSTGTGNTVGPSTNSPPSTPSTHTPGDGLGMAGNMRHVPKNLMMYGADGTGLASSSNQMDDLEQFGDVGSLDDNVESFLSNDDGDARDIFAALKRSPAEPNPTTSKGFTFSEVNCWRTSNSKVVCCHFSSDGKILASAGHEKKAVLWNMENFQTQYTSEEHGLIITDVRFRPNSNHLATSSFDRTIKLWNAADPGFSLHTFTGHSFQVTSLDFHPKKTDLLCSCDGNGEIRYWNVTQLTCMRAIKGGTAQVRFQPNAGQYLAAAAENMVSIFDIETHGKKYTLQGHNTDVQSVCWDNSGEYLASVSQDLVKVWSISSGECIHELSSNGNKFHSCVFHPSYTNLLVIGGYQSLEVWNMVKNQSLTVQAHEGLIAALAQSPVTGMVASASHDHSVKVWK; from the exons ATGGCGCAGAGCAACTGGGAAGCGGATAAGAT GCTTGACGTGTATATCTATGACTATTTGCTGAAGAGGAACCTGCAGACGACGGCGAAGGCCTTCATGGCAGAGGGGAAGGTTGCTGCTGATCCAGTCG CAATTGATGCTCCTGGAGGGTTTCTCTTTGAGTGGTGGTCTGTCTTTTGGGATATATTCATAGCAAGGACGAATGAAAAGCATTCTGAAGTTGCAGCGGCATACCTAGAG GCACAACAAATAAAAGCAAGAGAGCACCAGCAGCAGATGCAGATGCAGCAATTGCAACTTATGCAGCAAAGACATGCTCAACTTCAGCGTACTAATGCAAGCCATCCTTCACTTAATGGTCCAATAAATGCTTTAAACTCTGATGGCATTTTGGGGCCATCAACAGCTAGTGTTTTAGCTGCCAAGATGTATGAAGAGCGCTTGAAGCACCCACATTCAATGGATTCTGAGGGATCACAGCTTCTTGATGCTAGTAGAATGGCTCTTCTGAAGTCAGCTGCAACAAACCATGCAGG GCAATTAGTTCCGGGGACTCCTGGAAATGTGTCTACAACTCTGCAGCAAATCCAGGCTCGGAATCAGCAAACAATT GATATTAAGAGCGAAGGTAACATGGGAGTACCTCAGAGATCTTTGCCCATggatccatcatccttatatgGACAGGGAATAATTCAGCCTAAACCTGGATTGAGTGGTGCAG GACTGAACCAAGGTGTGAGTGGTTTACCATTGAAGGGCTGGCCATTAACT GGAATTGATCAATTGCGGCCGAATCTAGGTGCTCAAATGCAGAAGCCATTTCTTTCAACACAGTCACAGTTCCAACTTATgtcaccacagcagcagcagcaatacTTAGCACAGGCCCAAGCACAAGGGAACCTTGGCAACTCAACTAATTATGGGGATATTGATCCCCGTAGACTTACAGCGCTGACCAGGAGTGGGTTGAATGGTAAAGATGGACAACCTGCTGGAACTGATGTGTGTATTAGTTCCCCTATGCAATCCAGTTCACCCAAAGTCAGACCAGACCAGGAGTATCTCATGAAG CAGACATCTTCACAGCAACCACaggaacagcagcagcagccgcagcagcagaaccaacagcagcagcagcagcagagccaGCACCAACAAATGCAGCAG AACAATAGAAAAAGAAAGCAGCCTGCATCATCAGGACCAGCAAATAGTACTGGTACAGGAAACACTGTGGGTCCTTCAACCAATTCTCCACCATCTACACCATCCACACATACGCCTGGGGATGGACTTGGAATGGCTGGTAATATGCGCCACGTTCCGAAGAATTTAATGATGTATGGTGCGGATGGAACTGGACTTGCATCCTCTTCAAATCAAATG GATGATCTTGAGCAGTTTGGTGACGTGGGCTCTTTGGATGATAATGTTGAATCCTTCTTATCCAACGATGATGGAGATGCCAGGGATATTTTTGCTGCACTCAAAAGAAGTCCTGCAGAGCCTAACCCAACCACTTCGAAAG GTTTTACTTTCAGTGAAGTTAATTGTTGGCGCACAAGCAACAGCAAAGTTGTTTGCTGCCACTTCTCTTCAGATGGCAAGATTTTGGCTAGCGCTGGACATGAAAAGAAG GCTGTACTTTGGAACATGGAAAATTTCCAGACACAGTATACATCAGAAGAGCATGGTCTTATTATTACTGATGTCCGTTTCAGGCCAAACTCTAATCATCTGGCGACATCATCTTTCGATAGAACTATTAAACTATGGAATGCTGCAGAT CCTGGATTCTCTCTGCATACGTTCACCGGGCATAGCTTCCAGGTCACATCATTAGATTTCCATCCAAAGAAAACAGATCTTCTGTGCTCTTGTGATGGCAATGGTGAAATCCGATACTGGAATGTGACCCAGCTTACGTGTATGCGTGCCATAAAG GGTGGTACTGCCCAAGTTCGGTTTCAACCTAATGCTGGACAATATTTAGCCGCGGCTGCTGAAAACATGGTTTCCATATTTGATATTGAGACGCATGGGAAAAAATACACTCTGCAG GGTCATAACACCGATGTGCAGTCAGTGTGCTGGGACAACAGCGGGGAATATCTTGCCTCTGTCAGTCAGGACCTAGTTAAGGTTTGGTCAATATCATCAGGAGAGTGCATTCATGAGCTTAGCTCCAATGGAAACAAGTTCCATTCCTGTGTGTTCCACCCGAGCTATACCAATCTCTTGGTTATTGGAGGCTACCAG TCTCTGGAGGTATGGAACATGGTGAAGAACCAGAGCCTGACAGTACAAGCTCATGAAGGTCTAATTGCTGCGCTGGCACAGTCACCAGTCACCGGGATGGTAGCTTCTGCAAGCCATGACCACTCTGTCAAGGTGTGGAAATAA
- the LOC112890028 gene encoding transcriptional corepressor LEUNIG_HOMOLOG isoform X2, which produces MAQSNWEADKMLDVYIYDYLLKRNLQTTAKAFMAEGKVAADPVAIDAPGGFLFEWWSVFWDIFIARTNEKHSEVAAAYLEAQQIKAREHQQQMQMQQLQLMQQRHAQLQRTNASHPSLNGPINALNSDGILGPSTASVLAAKMYEERLKHPHSMDSEGSQLLDASRMALLKSAATNHAGQLVPGTPGNVSTTLQQIQARNQQTIDIKSEGNMGVPQRSLPMDPSSLYGQGIIQPKPGLSGAGLNQGVSGLPLKGWPLTGIDQLRPNLGAQMQKPFLSTQSQFQLMSPQQQQQYLAQAQAQGNLGNSTNYGDIDPRRLTALTRSGLNGKDGQPAGTDVCISSPMQSSSPKVRPDQEYLMKTSSQQPQEQQQQPQQQNQQQQQQQSQHQQMQQNNRKRKQPASSGPANSTGTGNTVGPSTNSPPSTPSTHTPGDGLGMAGNMRHVPKNLMMYGADGTGLASSSNQMDDLEQFGDVGSLDDNVESFLSNDDGDARDIFAALKRSPAEPNPTTSKGFTFSEVNCWRTSNSKVVCCHFSSDGKILASAGHEKKAVLWNMENFQTQYTSEEHGLIITDVRFRPNSNHLATSSFDRTIKLWNAADPGFSLHTFTGHSFQVTSLDFHPKKTDLLCSCDGNGEIRYWNVTQLTCMRAIKGGTAQVRFQPNAGQYLAAAAENMVSIFDIETHGKKYTLQGHNTDVQSVCWDNSGEYLASVSQDLVKVWSISSGECIHELSSNGNKFHSCVFHPSYTNLLVIGGYQSLEVWNMVKNQSLTVQAHEGLIAALAQSPVTGMVASASHDHSVKVWK; this is translated from the exons ATGGCGCAGAGCAACTGGGAAGCGGATAAGAT GCTTGACGTGTATATCTATGACTATTTGCTGAAGAGGAACCTGCAGACGACGGCGAAGGCCTTCATGGCAGAGGGGAAGGTTGCTGCTGATCCAGTCG CAATTGATGCTCCTGGAGGGTTTCTCTTTGAGTGGTGGTCTGTCTTTTGGGATATATTCATAGCAAGGACGAATGAAAAGCATTCTGAAGTTGCAGCGGCATACCTAGAG GCACAACAAATAAAAGCAAGAGAGCACCAGCAGCAGATGCAGATGCAGCAATTGCAACTTATGCAGCAAAGACATGCTCAACTTCAGCGTACTAATGCAAGCCATCCTTCACTTAATGGTCCAATAAATGCTTTAAACTCTGATGGCATTTTGGGGCCATCAACAGCTAGTGTTTTAGCTGCCAAGATGTATGAAGAGCGCTTGAAGCACCCACATTCAATGGATTCTGAGGGATCACAGCTTCTTGATGCTAGTAGAATGGCTCTTCTGAAGTCAGCTGCAACAAACCATGCAGG GCAATTAGTTCCGGGGACTCCTGGAAATGTGTCTACAACTCTGCAGCAAATCCAGGCTCGGAATCAGCAAACAATT GATATTAAGAGCGAAGGTAACATGGGAGTACCTCAGAGATCTTTGCCCATggatccatcatccttatatgGACAGGGAATAATTCAGCCTAAACCTGGATTGAGTGGTGCAG GACTGAACCAAGGTGTGAGTGGTTTACCATTGAAGGGCTGGCCATTAACT GGAATTGATCAATTGCGGCCGAATCTAGGTGCTCAAATGCAGAAGCCATTTCTTTCAACACAGTCACAGTTCCAACTTATgtcaccacagcagcagcagcaatacTTAGCACAGGCCCAAGCACAAGGGAACCTTGGCAACTCAACTAATTATGGGGATATTGATCCCCGTAGACTTACAGCGCTGACCAGGAGTGGGTTGAATGGTAAAGATGGACAACCTGCTGGAACTGATGTGTGTATTAGTTCCCCTATGCAATCCAGTTCACCCAAAGTCAGACCAGACCAGGAGTATCTCATGAAG ACATCTTCACAGCAACCACaggaacagcagcagcagccgcagcagcagaaccaacagcagcagcagcagcagagccaGCACCAACAAATGCAGCAG AACAATAGAAAAAGAAAGCAGCCTGCATCATCAGGACCAGCAAATAGTACTGGTACAGGAAACACTGTGGGTCCTTCAACCAATTCTCCACCATCTACACCATCCACACATACGCCTGGGGATGGACTTGGAATGGCTGGTAATATGCGCCACGTTCCGAAGAATTTAATGATGTATGGTGCGGATGGAACTGGACTTGCATCCTCTTCAAATCAAATG GATGATCTTGAGCAGTTTGGTGACGTGGGCTCTTTGGATGATAATGTTGAATCCTTCTTATCCAACGATGATGGAGATGCCAGGGATATTTTTGCTGCACTCAAAAGAAGTCCTGCAGAGCCTAACCCAACCACTTCGAAAG GTTTTACTTTCAGTGAAGTTAATTGTTGGCGCACAAGCAACAGCAAAGTTGTTTGCTGCCACTTCTCTTCAGATGGCAAGATTTTGGCTAGCGCTGGACATGAAAAGAAG GCTGTACTTTGGAACATGGAAAATTTCCAGACACAGTATACATCAGAAGAGCATGGTCTTATTATTACTGATGTCCGTTTCAGGCCAAACTCTAATCATCTGGCGACATCATCTTTCGATAGAACTATTAAACTATGGAATGCTGCAGAT CCTGGATTCTCTCTGCATACGTTCACCGGGCATAGCTTCCAGGTCACATCATTAGATTTCCATCCAAAGAAAACAGATCTTCTGTGCTCTTGTGATGGCAATGGTGAAATCCGATACTGGAATGTGACCCAGCTTACGTGTATGCGTGCCATAAAG GGTGGTACTGCCCAAGTTCGGTTTCAACCTAATGCTGGACAATATTTAGCCGCGGCTGCTGAAAACATGGTTTCCATATTTGATATTGAGACGCATGGGAAAAAATACACTCTGCAG GGTCATAACACCGATGTGCAGTCAGTGTGCTGGGACAACAGCGGGGAATATCTTGCCTCTGTCAGTCAGGACCTAGTTAAGGTTTGGTCAATATCATCAGGAGAGTGCATTCATGAGCTTAGCTCCAATGGAAACAAGTTCCATTCCTGTGTGTTCCACCCGAGCTATACCAATCTCTTGGTTATTGGAGGCTACCAG TCTCTGGAGGTATGGAACATGGTGAAGAACCAGAGCCTGACAGTACAAGCTCATGAAGGTCTAATTGCTGCGCTGGCACAGTCACCAGTCACCGGGATGGTAGCTTCTGCAAGCCATGACCACTCTGTCAAGGTGTGGAAATAA
- the LOC112882653 gene encoding desumoylating isopeptidase 1-like produces MAEEGYKVTLNVYDLSNGLARQLSTSFLGKPIEAIWHTGVVVYGNEYFFGGGIQSTPAGSTPYGRPLRVVELGVTHLPREVFEDYLRAIAPRYTAETYRLLTHNCNNFSNEVAQFLVGTGIPDYILNLPAEVMSSPMGPLIMPMIQNLESTLRNNAAPQATQFVPTPASVSVPAPEKAAATPSSAAAKPEEPAPAAVAENVSKEAPAPAPTPAPAADPLGSARGKVQEEVMREFAAIMASGTLRASEAAALAMRRVMERHGDAATMQQG; encoded by the exons ATGGCGGAG GAGGGGTACAAGGTTACGCTCAACGTGTACGACCTGAGCAACGGCCTCGCGCGGCAGCTCTCCACCTCCTTCCTCGGCAAGCCCATCGAGGCCATCTG GCACACGGGCGTGGTGGTGTACGGGAACGAGTACTTCTTCGGCGGTGGGATCCAGTCGACGCCGGCGGGCTCGACGCCGTACGGGCGGCCGCTGCGGGTGGTGGAGCTGGGCGTCACGCACCTCCCGCGCGAGGTGTTCGAGGACTACCTCCGCGCCATCGCGCCGCGCTACACGGCGGAGACGTACCGCCTCCTCACCCACAACTGCAACAACTTCAGCAACGAGGTCGCGCAGTTCCTCGTCGGCACCGGCATCCCCGACTACATCCTCAACCTCCCTGCCGAGGTCATGTCCAGCCCAATGGGCCCGCTCATCATGCCCATGATCCAGAACCTCGAGTCCACGCTGCGGAACAACGCCGCGCCGCAGGCCACGCAGTTCGTGCCCACGCCCGCCTCCGTCTCCGTGCCGGCGCCCGAGAAGGCCGCCGCGACTCctagctccgccgccgccaagccGGAAGagcccgcgccggcggcggtggcagagaaTGTTTCGAAGGAAgctcccgctcccgctcccACTCCTGCTCCTGCAGCTGACCCGCTCGGGAGCGCGAGGGGAAAGGTGCAGGAGGAGGTGATGAGGGAGTTCGCGGCCATCATGGCGAGCGGGACGCTGCGGGccagcgaggcggcggcgctggcgatgCGCCGGGTCATGGAGCGCCACGGCGACGCCGCCACCATGCAGCAGGGCTAG
- the LOC112882662 gene encoding uncharacterized protein LOC112882662: MGLSRGSTTGAEAAGGAEGGRGEEGRPVARSEQREGGRREERAAGRRWPEHEELVACAAREKVGLTQPSCSLRIHTRYTQYTNPYSRTIDTETVWRKKRGREELHVHQAVSRFDGSTPHSSVEQTSEFKPNKEGSRWQSSLDRTSIPSKGDTIIHRVNDFPISFSKKNYLPIMLSSKHSFSGGRITINVVN, encoded by the exons ATGGGGCTCAGCCGCGGGAGCACCACCGGGGCggaggccgccggcggcgcAGAGGGAGGGCGCGGAGAGGAAGGCAGGCCCGTAGCGCGCAGCGAGCAGCGGGAGGGAGGCCGGCGCGAGGAgcgcgcggccggccgccggTGGCCGGAGCATGAGGAGCTGGTGGCGTGTGCAGCGAGGGAGAAG GTCGGTCTCACTCAGCCCTCGTGCTCGCTTCGAATCCACACACGATACACGCAGTACACGAACCCGTACAGCCGGACAATAGACACAGAAACCGTCTGGAgaaaaaagagagggagagaggagctTCACGTGCATCAGGCAGTCAGCAGATTTGATGGAAGCACACCACACAGCAGCGTGGAACAGACATCAGAATTTAAGCCCAACAAGGAAGGTAGTAGATGGCAGTCGTCCTTGGACAGAACTTCGATACCAAGCAAAGGTGATACGATCATTCATCGCGTCAATGATTTCCCAATaagcttttcaaaaaaaaattatttgCCAATAATGTTGAGCAGCAAACATTCATTTTCTGGAGGACGCATCACAATCAATGTGGTTAATTGA